A region from the Azospirillaceae bacterium genome encodes:
- the rfbC gene encoding dTDP-4-dehydrorhamnose 3,5-epimerase, with protein sequence MEVKRLEIDGLVMVKPRRFGDERGWFTETWTADKHAAAGIAGPFVQDNQSMSRIPGTVRGLHFQLAPAAQGKLIRVVHGRILDVAVDLRAGSPTYGHHIAVELDDVDGWQLWVPAGFAHGFCTLVPDTEIAYKVTAPYSPAHDRGLLWNDPALGIQWPDFAGAVLSDKDGKQPTLAEIGTPFPVA encoded by the coding sequence ATGGAAGTGAAGCGCCTGGAAATCGATGGCCTGGTGATGGTGAAGCCGCGCCGCTTTGGGGACGAGCGTGGCTGGTTCACCGAAACCTGGACCGCCGACAAACACGCGGCGGCGGGCATTGCCGGTCCCTTCGTCCAGGACAACCAGTCCATGTCCCGCATTCCGGGCACGGTGCGCGGCCTGCACTTCCAGTTGGCGCCGGCGGCACAGGGCAAGCTGATTCGCGTCGTCCACGGCCGTATTCTGGATGTGGCGGTGGATTTGCGCGCCGGTTCCCCCACCTACGGCCACCACATCGCGGTCGAGCTGGACGATGTTGACGGCTGGCAGCTGTGGGTGCCCGCGGGTTTCGCCCACGGTTTCTGCACTTTGGTTCCGGACACGGAAATCGCCTACAAGGTGACCGCACCCTACAGCCCGGCGCATGACCGGGGCCTGCTGTGGAACGACCCGGCGCTGGGCATCCAGTGGCCTGATTTCGCCGGCGCGGTGCTGTCGGACAAGGATGGCAAGCAGCCCACCCTGGCCGAGATCGGCACGCCGTTTCCGGTGGCCTGA
- a CDS encoding DUF2007 domain-containing protein, with the protein MQPVLRSNDLVELSWARSVLADAGIESVLLDDFTASMEGSIAAIPRRLMVADPVVAQAKGLLDAARADLEVPRDAHLETGP; encoded by the coding sequence ATGCAACCTGTCCTGCGCAGCAACGATCTGGTGGAACTGTCCTGGGCGCGGTCGGTGCTGGCCGACGCCGGCATCGAGTCCGTGCTGCTGGATGATTTCACCGCGTCGATGGAAGGCAGCATCGCCGCCATTCCCCGCCGGCTGATGGTGGCGGACCCGGTGGTGGCGCAGGCGAAGGGCCTGTTGGACGCCGCCCGCGCCGACCTTGAGGTGCCGCGGGACGCCCACCTGGAAACCGGTCCGTGA
- a CDS encoding aminotransferase class I/II-fold pyridoxal phosphate-dependent enzyme, with translation MTPTYSKDEFPRAASRPAVAIRTSTISPFMVMEVLRAANARQAAGGDVLHLEIGQPSTPAPMGVIAAATHALTADRLAYTDALGLPALREGIARWYRDRHGVVIDPQRVVVTTGSSGAFLLAFLAAFDAGDRVALAAPGYPAYRNILKTAGLVPVELPVGHDTRFQPTPALLDGLLAQGPLKGLIVASPSNPTGTMLDPVAMAGLGAWCRRHGVWLISDEIYHGIEYGTVAAATALAVEDGEGAITVNSFSKYFSMTGWRLGWAIVPERLVRPVERLAQNLYISPPTLSQHAAVAAFDCVEELEGHVARYRRNRDILLELLPGAGFGRLAPADGAFFLYADISDRTDDAQAFCTRLLNETGVALTPGVDFDPVRGHHTVRISFAGAESEMVEAARRLCAWRG, from the coding sequence ATGACCCCTACCTACTCCAAGGACGAATTTCCACGCGCGGCATCAAGGCCGGCTGTCGCTATACGCACCAGCACCATTTCTCCCTTCATGGTGATGGAGGTGTTGCGGGCCGCCAATGCCCGGCAGGCCGCCGGTGGCGACGTCCTGCACCTGGAAATAGGCCAGCCGTCCACCCCGGCACCGATGGGGGTGATCGCGGCGGCCACCCACGCCCTGACCGCCGATCGCCTAGCCTACACCGATGCCTTGGGCCTGCCAGCCTTGAGAGAGGGCATAGCACGTTGGTACCGGGACCGCCATGGGGTGGTGATCGACCCACAACGGGTGGTGGTCACCACCGGTTCCTCCGGCGCCTTCCTTTTGGCCTTCCTGGCGGCCTTCGACGCGGGCGACCGCGTGGCCCTGGCGGCGCCGGGATACCCAGCCTATCGTAATATATTGAAGACGGCGGGCCTGGTGCCGGTGGAACTGCCCGTCGGGCATGACACCCGCTTCCAGCCCACGCCGGCCCTGCTGGACGGACTGCTGGCCCAGGGGCCCCTCAAGGGCCTGATCGTGGCCAGCCCCTCCAACCCCACCGGCACCATGCTGGATCCGGTGGCCATGGCCGGTCTGGGCGCCTGGTGCCGGCGCCACGGTGTCTGGCTGATCTCCGACGAAATCTACCATGGCATCGAATACGGTACGGTGGCGGCGGCCACGGCGCTGGCGGTGGAGGACGGCGAGGGGGCCATCACCGTCAACAGCTTCTCCAAGTATTTCTCCATGACCGGCTGGCGCCTGGGCTGGGCCATCGTGCCGGAACGGCTGGTGCGGCCGGTGGAACGCCTGGCGCAGAACCTCTACATCTCCCCGCCCACTTTGTCGCAGCACGCCGCCGTGGCCGCCTTCGATTGCGTGGAGGAACTGGAAGGCCATGTCGCCCGCTATCGCCGCAACCGCGACATCCTGCTGGAACTGCTGCCCGGCGCCGGTTTCGGCCGCCTGGCGCCCGCCGACGGCGCCTTTTTCCTCTATGCCGACATTTCCGACCGCACGGACGATGCCCAGGCCTTCTGCACCCGCCTGTTGAACGAGACGGGCGTGGCGCTGACGCCGGGGGTGGATTTCGACCCTGTGCGCGGCCATCACACCGTGCGCATCAGCTTCGCCGGCGCCGAATCGGAAATGGTGGAGGCTGCCCGCCGCCTATGCGCCTGGCGGGGATAA
- a CDS encoding cache domain-containing protein produces MLAISGAQVWSLRQSIYAEREQKLHDMVGSVVKLIKAYDDEVKAGKVPLDQAQQEVKKAIRGMRWGEGDYYGVYQFDGLTLVHANPKNEGVNRMGFKDPQGTPVVANIIAAAQKGGDLTTYMVPRGTAGAEIPALKLAYAAPYDPWKWAVMAGVYIDDINAVLWRQALWTGGSALLVLLVAGAFTVMIARSITRPLGDLCGTMDRLVADDLSVAIQYTRDRSEIGRIARALAQFREHMQAAASLRAEQERSKTEAAARQRQALTSVADTFQSSVGGVVVTVTTASTDLERLAGTLATAADQALTQAHAASSAAEEASTNVNTVAAASEELSASISEISSQVVRSAKIAGEALTVVRETDEVVEGLDGDARRIGEVLTLIQTIAAQTNLLALNATIEAARAGDAGKGFAVVANEVKGLANQTAKATEEIAAQITTIQSRSSQTVTAIRRIGTTIADVNELTVTIASAVEEQSAATQEIARNVQQAAQGIGEVAGSLGDLTGASRAVGDAAQGVTGLAERLSSQSAVLDREASGFLRTVRAG; encoded by the coding sequence ATGCTCGCGATCTCCGGCGCCCAAGTGTGGAGCCTGCGGCAATCCATCTATGCGGAGCGTGAGCAGAAACTGCACGACATGGTCGGCAGCGTGGTGAAGCTGATCAAGGCGTATGACGACGAGGTCAAGGCCGGCAAGGTGCCGCTGGACCAGGCGCAGCAGGAGGTGAAGAAAGCCATCCGGGGCATGCGCTGGGGCGAGGGCGACTATTACGGCGTCTATCAGTTCGACGGTCTCACCCTGGTGCACGCCAATCCGAAGAACGAAGGCGTGAACCGCATGGGGTTCAAGGATCCCCAGGGCACGCCCGTGGTGGCGAACATCATCGCCGCTGCCCAGAAGGGCGGGGACCTGACCACCTACATGGTGCCGCGCGGTACCGCCGGTGCCGAGATCCCGGCGCTCAAGCTGGCTTACGCCGCCCCCTACGATCCCTGGAAATGGGCGGTGATGGCCGGTGTCTACATCGACGACATCAACGCCGTGCTGTGGCGCCAGGCCCTGTGGACCGGCGGGTCGGCGCTGCTGGTCCTGCTGGTGGCGGGCGCCTTCACCGTGATGATCGCGCGCAGCATCACCCGGCCGTTGGGTGATCTGTGCGGCACCATGGACCGGCTGGTGGCCGACGACCTGTCCGTCGCCATCCAGTATACCCGTGATCGCAGCGAGATCGGGCGCATCGCCCGGGCGCTGGCCCAGTTCCGCGAGCATATGCAGGCGGCTGCATCCTTGCGGGCGGAGCAGGAGCGGTCGAAGACCGAGGCGGCGGCCCGCCAGCGCCAGGCGCTGACCAGCGTGGCCGACACCTTCCAGTCCAGCGTGGGCGGGGTGGTGGTGACCGTCACCACCGCTTCCACCGATCTGGAGAGGCTGGCGGGGACCTTGGCCACGGCGGCGGACCAGGCGCTGACCCAGGCCCATGCGGCCTCCAGCGCGGCGGAGGAGGCCTCCACCAACGTCAACACCGTGGCGGCGGCCAGTGAGGAACTGTCAGCCTCCATCAGCGAGATCAGCAGCCAGGTCGTCCGGTCCGCCAAGATCGCGGGTGAAGCGCTGACCGTGGTGCGCGAGACGGATGAGGTGGTGGAGGGGCTGGATGGCGATGCCCGCCGCATCGGGGAGGTGCTGACCCTGATCCAGACCATCGCGGCGCAGACCAACCTGCTGGCCCTGAACGCCACCATCGAGGCGGCGCGGGCGGGCGATGCCGGCAAGGGTTTCGCCGTGGTGGCCAACGAGGTCAAGGGCCTGGCCAACCAGACCGCCAAGGCGACGGAGGAGATCGCGGCCCAGATCACCACCATCCAGAGCCGCAGCAGCCAGACGGTGACGGCTATCCGCCGCATCGGCACCACCATCGCCGATGTGAACGAACTGACGGTCACCATCGCTTCGGCGGTGGAGGAACAGAGTGCCGCCACGCAGGAGATCGCCCGCAACGTCCAGCAGGCGGCACAGGGCATTGGTGAGGTGGCGGGCAGCCTGGGCGACCTGACCGGCGCGTCGCGTGCCGTGGGTGACGCCGCCCAGGGCGTCACCGGCCTGGCGGAACGGCTGTCCAGCCAGTCCGCCGTGCTGGACCGCGAGGCCTCGGGCTTCCTGCGCACGGTGCGGGCGGGCTGA
- a CDS encoding M48 family metalloprotease, whose product MFLRPRRLARLILASTLSLVLAMESAVAQDRGISFVRDAEIEHTLRVFASPIFRAAGLVPDAVTLVLVNDDELNAFVAGGQNMFVNTGLIMTADTPEQLIGVLAHETGHMAGGHMVRSRDAMENAIILSTLATLLSVAAAIGGTRRGDGGGAAMGGIAGAQELGARSFYAFSRAQEASADEAGMSYMEANGYSSRGMLEIMEKLHQMDAGLPQTKQVEFLMSHPLTKNRIEYIENFVDHVSKFSNARMPSAFYDMHQRMRAKLFGFIHPDQALRRYPESDTSVPARYARSIAYYQVGDINKGLKLVDGLIDQEPKNPYFYELKGQILFENGRAKEAVEPYRNAVKYAPDSAQLRMALGHALLEAGDDKLVHEAIDVLRASARDEPLVELTWLLLASAYARADMAPQLAYARAEEALARGDIRAARYHADRAEQMLPAGSPDWVRAQDIRVLVESRLPTNMRPQLAPSGLAAGGQTPSDTPIISTGRMPDDLLYSGGVSASGPSFPSVATMPGGTLDGMGAGGAGMGAPTMGGAPGGMGGGGRPGGR is encoded by the coding sequence ATGTTCTTGCGCCCGCGCCGCCTTGCCCGCCTGATCCTGGCCAGCACATTGTCCCTGGTGCTGGCGATGGAGTCGGCCGTGGCGCAGGATCGCGGCATCAGCTTCGTGCGCGACGCGGAAATCGAACACACGCTGCGCGTCTTCGCCAGCCCCATCTTCCGCGCGGCCGGCTTGGTGCCCGACGCGGTCACCCTGGTGCTGGTCAACGACGACGAACTGAACGCCTTCGTGGCGGGCGGCCAGAACATGTTCGTCAACACCGGCCTGATCATGACGGCCGACACGCCGGAGCAGCTGATCGGCGTCCTGGCCCACGAAACCGGCCATATGGCGGGCGGCCACATGGTGCGGTCGCGCGACGCCATGGAGAACGCGATCATCCTGTCCACCCTGGCCACGCTGCTGAGCGTGGCGGCCGCCATCGGCGGCACGCGCCGGGGCGATGGCGGCGGGGCGGCCATGGGCGGCATCGCCGGCGCGCAGGAACTGGGCGCCCGGTCCTTCTATGCCTTCAGCCGCGCACAGGAGGCCTCCGCCGACGAGGCCGGCATGTCCTACATGGAGGCCAACGGCTATTCCTCGCGCGGCATGCTGGAGATCATGGAAAAGCTGCATCAGATGGATGCCGGCCTGCCGCAGACCAAGCAGGTGGAGTTCCTGATGAGCCACCCGCTGACCAAGAACCGCATCGAATACATCGAGAATTTCGTCGATCACGTCTCAAAATTCTCCAACGCCCGCATGCCCTCGGCCTTTTACGACATGCACCAGCGCATGCGGGCCAAGCTCTTCGGTTTCATCCACCCCGACCAGGCGCTGCGCCGGTATCCGGAAAGCGACACCAGCGTGCCGGCCCGCTACGCCCGCTCCATCGCCTATTACCAGGTGGGGGACATCAACAAGGGCCTGAAGCTCGTCGACGGCCTGATCGACCAGGAACCCAAGAACCCTTATTTCTATGAGCTTAAGGGCCAGATCCTGTTTGAGAACGGCCGCGCCAAAGAGGCGGTGGAGCCCTATCGCAACGCCGTGAAGTACGCGCCGGACAGCGCCCAGCTGCGCATGGCCCTGGGCCACGCCCTGCTGGAGGCCGGCGACGACAAGCTGGTGCATGAGGCGATCGACGTGCTGCGCGCCTCCGCCCGCGACGAGCCGCTGGTGGAACTGACCTGGCTGCTGCTGGCCTCCGCCTATGCCCGCGCCGACATGGCGCCGCAGCTGGCCTACGCCCGCGCGGAAGAGGCGCTGGCCCGCGGCGACATCCGCGCCGCCCGCTATCACGCCGACCGGGCGGAACAGATGCTGCCGGCCGGTTCCCCCGATTGGGTGCGGGCGCAGGATATCCGCGTGCTGGTGGAAAGCCGCCTGCCCACCAATATGCGCCCGCAGCTGGCCCCCAGCGGCCTGGCCGCCGGCGGCCAGACCCCGTCCGACACGCCCATCATCTCCACCGGCCGCATGCCGGACGACCTGCTGTACAGCGGCGGCGTTTCCGCCAGCGGTCCCAGCTTCCCGTCCGTCGCCACCATGCCCGGCGGCACGCTCGACGGCATGGGGGCCGGCGGTGCGGGGATGGGCGCACCCACCATGGGCGGCGCACCCGGCGGCATGGGGGGCGGTGGCCGTCCCGGCGGACGATAA
- a CDS encoding DUF3369 domain-containing protein yields the protein MTMADDDDDFLFQDEEEDEDAHEGDELVPGMPPWQVLIVDDDAEVHAMTRLVMRKFAFQGRGLAFISAYSAAEALTVLRGEHDIAMILLDVVMESEDAGLKLVPRIRDELGNRAVRIILRTGQPGQAPEDDVIAGYDVNDYKAKTELTARKLITATITALRAYHHIRTLERSCQGLERVAGLGLFQVALSGPSAAAGAALDQIAEVLEQPAEGLFCVIHGTDRLAARILAGRGRYQDAAGHPLATVADAGALATLLRRPGELRHEFTDGAMTLVWPLTAPAQRPLPMAGLDDGGATAILHLHLVRPLDEIGRRLALLMMMRIADALVTAWALEQAREPG from the coding sequence ATGACCATGGCCGATGACGACGACGACTTCCTGTTCCAGGACGAGGAAGAGGATGAAGACGCGCACGAGGGCGATGAACTCGTCCCCGGCATGCCGCCATGGCAGGTGCTGATCGTCGACGACGACGCGGAAGTCCACGCCATGACCCGGCTGGTCATGCGCAAGTTCGCCTTCCAGGGCCGCGGCCTGGCCTTCATCTCCGCTTATTCCGCGGCCGAGGCGCTGACCGTGCTGCGCGGCGAGCATGACATCGCCATGATCCTGCTGGATGTGGTGATGGAAAGCGAGGACGCGGGCCTGAAGCTGGTGCCGCGCATCCGCGACGAACTGGGCAACCGCGCGGTGCGCATCATCCTGCGCACCGGACAACCGGGCCAGGCGCCGGAGGACGATGTCATCGCCGGCTATGACGTCAACGACTACAAGGCCAAGACGGAACTGACGGCGCGCAAGCTGATCACCGCCACCATCACGGCGCTCAGGGCCTATCACCACATCCGCACGCTGGAACGGTCCTGCCAGGGGCTGGAGCGGGTGGCGGGGCTGGGCCTGTTCCAGGTGGCGCTGTCCGGCCCGTCGGCCGCCGCCGGCGCCGCCCTGGACCAGATCGCGGAGGTGCTGGAGCAGCCGGCCGAGGGCCTGTTCTGCGTCATCCATGGTACGGACCGCCTGGCGGCCCGCATCCTGGCGGGGCGCGGGCGCTATCAGGACGCCGCCGGCCACCCGCTGGCCACGGTGGCGGACGCGGGGGCCCTGGCCACCCTGCTGCGCCGGCCAGGCGAGTTGCGGCATGAGTTCACGGATGGCGCCATGACCCTGGTCTGGCCGTTGACCGCGCCCGCCCAACGCCCGCTGCCGATGGCGGGACTGGATGACGGTGGGGCGACCGCCATCCTGCACCTGCATCTGGTGCGGCCGCTGGATGAGATCGGCCGCCGGCTGGCCCTGCTGATGATGATGCGCATCGCCGATGCGCTGGTGACCGCCTGGGCGCTGGAGCAGGCGCGCGAACCCGGCTGA
- a CDS encoding methyltransferase, whose product MPVSASPLPDPPPEGGELTEDALLGGRVRLLQPAAGYRAAIDPVLLAAATPAREGQRVLDLGCGAGAATFCLAARLPGVQIAGLEIQEAAAGLARRNAHLNGVADRVAITVGDAAQAPAHLPPGSDPDLVAARFDHVMTNPPFYPGGRHTRSPRGAKALSHGEGTADLATWVAAAARLLAPRGMLTMIHRADRVDEILARLAGRFGAVVLFPLWPRAGAEAKRVIIQARLGARSPARLLPGLVLHGEGGRYTPGADRALSGGAALDI is encoded by the coding sequence TTGCCCGTTTCCGCCAGCCCGTTGCCCGATCCACCGCCGGAGGGGGGCGAGCTGACGGAGGACGCGCTGCTGGGCGGTCGCGTACGCCTGCTTCAACCGGCCGCAGGGTATCGCGCCGCCATCGATCCGGTGCTGCTGGCGGCGGCCACCCCGGCGCGCGAGGGCCAACGGGTGCTGGATCTGGGCTGTGGCGCCGGTGCCGCCACCTTCTGCCTGGCGGCGCGCTTGCCCGGCGTGCAGATCGCGGGGCTGGAAATCCAGGAGGCGGCGGCAGGCCTGGCCCGGCGCAACGCCCACCTGAACGGCGTGGCCGACCGGGTGGCGATCACCGTGGGTGACGCTGCCCAGGCGCCGGCGCATCTGCCGCCGGGTTCCGATCCCGACCTGGTGGCCGCCCGGTTCGACCACGTCATGACCAATCCGCCTTTCTATCCCGGTGGGCGGCATACCCGCTCACCCAGGGGGGCCAAGGCCCTGTCGCATGGCGAGGGCACGGCCGATCTCGCCACCTGGGTCGCCGCCGCCGCCCGCCTGCTGGCGCCGCGCGGCATGCTGACCATGATCCACCGCGCCGATCGGGTGGATGAGATCCTGGCCCGCCTGGCCGGGCGGTTTGGCGCGGTGGTGCTGTTCCCGCTCTGGCCCCGCGCCGGGGCGGAGGCCAAGCGGGTGATCATCCAGGCCCGCCTGGGGGCCCGTAGCCCGGCCCGCCTGCTGCCCGGCCTGGTGCTGCACGGCGAAGGGGGGCGCTACACGCCCGGGGCCGACAGGGCGCTGAGCGGTGGGGCGGCCCTGGACATCTGA
- a CDS encoding plasmid stabilization protein, with translation MASVLTIRKLPEEVQDALRLRAAHAGRSVEAEAREILAAACLPASSISNWAEGLSLRAQARTQGQAQTDSADLIREGRDAR, from the coding sequence ATGGCATCGGTTCTGACAATCCGGAAATTGCCGGAGGAGGTCCAGGACGCCCTGCGCCTGCGCGCGGCGCACGCGGGCCGCAGCGTGGAAGCCGAGGCCCGGGAAATTCTGGCGGCGGCCTGTCTTCCCGCCTCATCCATCTCGAACTGGGCGGAGGGCCTGTCGCTGCGGGCACAGGCCCGCACCCAGGGACAGGCACAGACGGATAGCGCCGATCTGATCCGCGAAGGCCGCGATGCGCGTTGA
- a CDS encoding glycosyltransferase family 4 protein, which produces MSPHPTSVPGGATPGRILALPRYDRLGASSRLRFFDLLPYLADAGLTVTTVPFFDDAYLARLYAGQGVDRLALAGHYRRRLSTLARGGGELLWIEKEALPWLPAALERGLFRGRPYVLDFDDAWHLRYAGHRLAPLRQLLGDKLERLVAGAALTVVANETLADWATGARARALLRLPTPVDLARYRSASAPPRPTGGFRVAWIGTPSSARYLEALAGPLADVAATGPLTLVTIGSAPVNLPGVPEEFIAWSETGEAAALAGVDAGIMPLAPTAFAQGKSGFKLLQYMAAGKAVVASPVGENRRIVTDGATGLWAESPEDWVRALSALRADADLRRRLAAAGQALVARDYDLAVLGPRLTAALAKLIRP; this is translated from the coding sequence ATGTCCCCGCACCCCACGTCAGTACCCGGGGGAGCCACCCCGGGTCGCATCCTGGCGCTGCCCCGTTATGACCGGCTGGGCGCCAGCAGCCGGCTGCGCTTCTTCGACCTGTTGCCCTACTTGGCAGATGCCGGCCTGACGGTGACGACGGTGCCGTTCTTCGACGACGCCTATCTGGCGCGCCTGTATGCGGGCCAGGGCGTCGATCGCCTGGCGCTGGCGGGGCATTACCGCCGCCGCCTGTCCACCCTGGCACGTGGCGGCGGTGAGCTGCTGTGGATCGAGAAGGAGGCGCTGCCCTGGTTGCCGGCGGCGCTGGAGCGGGGCCTGTTCCGGGGGCGGCCCTATGTGCTGGACTTCGACGACGCCTGGCATCTGCGGTATGCCGGCCACCGCCTGGCGCCCCTGCGCCAACTGCTGGGCGACAAGCTGGAACGGCTGGTGGCGGGTGCCGCCCTGACCGTGGTCGCCAACGAGACGCTGGCCGACTGGGCCACCGGCGCCCGCGCCCGCGCCCTGCTGCGCCTGCCGACACCGGTGGATCTGGCGCGCTATCGCAGCGCATCCGCGCCGCCGAGACCGACAGGCGGCTTCCGCGTGGCCTGGATCGGCACGCCGTCGTCGGCGCGATACCTGGAGGCGCTGGCCGGCCCGCTGGCGGACGTGGCCGCGACCGGTCCCCTGACCCTGGTGACCATCGGATCGGCACCAGTGAACCTGCCGGGCGTGCCGGAGGAGTTCATCGCCTGGAGCGAGACGGGAGAGGCCGCAGCGCTGGCCGGGGTGGACGCGGGCATCATGCCCCTGGCGCCCACCGCCTTCGCCCAGGGCAAGTCCGGCTTCAAGCTGCTGCAGTACATGGCGGCGGGCAAGGCCGTGGTGGCCAGCCCCGTGGGGGAGAACCGCCGCATCGTCACCGACGGCGCCACCGGCCTATGGGCGGAAAGCCCGGAGGATTGGGTGCGGGCGCTGTCCGCCTTGCGCGCCGACGCGGACCTGCGCCGGCGGCTGGCGGCGGCCGGCCAGGCCCTGGTCGCCCGCGACTATGACCTGGCGGTGCTGGGCCCCCGGCTGACGGCGGCCCTGGCCAAGCTCATCAGGCCCTGA
- a CDS encoding polyprenyl synthetase family protein, translated as MAVVTPLDTKRRKAGTDALEALVELVATDLAAVNDIIVRRMHSDVEMIPQLAGYIVASGGKRLRPVLTLAAARLCGYPGDRHHALAACVEFIHTATLLHDDVVDESDLRRGQPSANAVFGNKASVLVGDFLFSRAFQVMVEDGSLDVLRILSNASAVISEGEVLQLITANDTTTSEEAYLEVIRAKTAELFAAACRIGAVVAARPSAEEEALRSYGLNLGIAFQLVDDVLDYSAVQARLGKTIGDDFREGKITLPVVLAFRRGDDEERTFWRRTLEDIDQRDGDLEHALELMQRHNTLRDSVERARHYGAVARDALGLFPASPIKRALLDVIDFVVDRDF; from the coding sequence GTGGCCGTCGTCACCCCCCTCGATACCAAGCGCCGCAAGGCCGGCACCGATGCCCTGGAAGCGCTGGTTGAGCTGGTGGCGACCGATCTGGCGGCGGTGAACGACATCATCGTCCGGCGCATGCATTCGGATGTGGAGATGATCCCCCAGCTGGCGGGCTACATCGTGGCCAGCGGCGGCAAGCGCCTGCGCCCGGTGCTGACCCTGGCCGCCGCCCGCCTGTGCGGCTACCCGGGCGACCGCCACCATGCGCTGGCGGCGTGCGTGGAGTTCATCCACACCGCCACCCTGCTGCACGACGACGTGGTGGATGAGAGCGACCTGCGCCGCGGCCAGCCTTCCGCCAACGCCGTCTTCGGCAACAAGGCGTCGGTGCTGGTGGGCGATTTCCTGTTCTCCCGTGCCTTCCAGGTGATGGTCGAGGATGGGTCGCTGGACGTGCTGCGCATCCTGTCCAACGCCTCCGCCGTCATTTCCGAAGGCGAAGTGCTGCAGCTGATCACCGCCAACGACACCACCACCAGCGAGGAAGCCTATCTGGAGGTGATCCGCGCCAAGACGGCGGAACTGTTCGCCGCCGCCTGCCGCATCGGCGCGGTGGTGGCCGCCCGCCCCTCGGCGGAGGAAGAGGCGCTGCGCAGCTATGGCCTGAATTTAGGGATCGCCTTCCAGCTGGTGGACGATGTGCTGGATTATTCCGCCGTGCAGGCGCGCTTAGGGAAAACCATCGGCGACGATTTCCGCGAGGGCAAGATCACCCTGCCGGTCGTGCTGGCCTTCCGCCGCGGCGATGACGAGGAACGCACCTTCTGGCGCCGCACGCTGGAGGACATCGACCAGCGGGACGGCGACCTGGAACACGCGCTGGAACTGATGCAGCGCCATAATACCCTGCGCGACAGCGTGGAACGCGCCCGCCATTACGGCGCCGTCGCCCGCGACGCCCTGGGCCTATTCCCCGCCAGCCCCATCAAGCGCGCCCTGCTGGACGTCATCGACTTCGTGGTCGACCGGGATTTTTGA
- a CDS encoding type II toxin-antitoxin system VapC family toxin, which yields MRVEQLAVRLVVDASVGLKWVVAENDSGKAIQLLRTGRQLVTSALFWAEAGNALAIKAKRGELESAAATDALQDLSGAPLITQPLDADAAVAALSLAKELSHPIYDCVYLALAMAEGATVITADKRFQNITASKPYLARHVVLLSDLDFA from the coding sequence ATGCGCGTTGAGCAGTTGGCCGTACGCCTGGTCGTCGATGCCAGCGTGGGGTTGAAGTGGGTGGTGGCCGAGAACGACAGCGGGAAGGCCATTCAGTTGCTGCGTACGGGCCGCCAACTGGTAACCAGCGCCCTCTTCTGGGCCGAAGCGGGCAACGCCCTCGCCATCAAGGCGAAACGAGGCGAATTGGAATCAGCCGCCGCCACGGACGCGTTGCAGGATCTCTCCGGCGCACCCCTGATAACCCAGCCCCTGGACGCTGACGCCGCGGTAGCCGCGCTGTCCCTGGCCAAGGAACTCAGCCATCCCATTTACGACTGCGTCTATCTGGCATTGGCCATGGCGGAGGGGGCGACGGTCATCACCGCCGACAAGCGCTTCCAAAACATCACGGCATCCAAGCCGTATCTGGCCAGGCACGTGGTTCTGCTGAGCGACCTGGACTTCGCCTGA